A genomic stretch from Dissulfurispira thermophila includes:
- a CDS encoding CgeB family protein, which translates to MGNFPKIIVSYFFGHNSIPLGASCVRALQALNYEVLCFNSGINNPLEKYFFKPINKIFWNVGLKKIDISKNSPWNNQKFIQKLLENAVAEFKPDILFILRGHGFDGEYLQYLKKQYKINKIVGWWVKGPKWFDLMLYEAKFYDHFFCIHKEGYTAEDKIEYLPAIAVDDILYRPLHTGSNKQYTNNVVFVGSWTQRRQDIIEELTGYPISIYGPKWLRKNILNFKMCKMIKSNSIWGEKLIELYNKTKIVINISQWDTSNLSGLNLRIFDIPACGTFLITDYSDDLKEFFRLGKEIETFKDKEELKDKIAYYLRNDDERERIAMNGYKKVLRLGTYKDKMAELLRRISFT; encoded by the coding sequence ATGGGAAATTTTCCTAAAATAATTGTAAGCTATTTTTTTGGACATAACAGTATCCCGCTTGGTGCATCATGTGTAAGAGCATTACAAGCTCTCAACTATGAAGTGCTTTGTTTTAACAGCGGCATAAACAATCCATTAGAGAAATATTTTTTCAAACCTATCAATAAAATATTCTGGAACGTTGGCCTAAAAAAAATTGATATATCAAAAAATTCTCCTTGGAATAATCAAAAATTCATCCAAAAACTTTTGGAAAATGCAGTAGCCGAATTTAAACCTGACATACTTTTTATTTTAAGAGGGCATGGATTTGATGGAGAATATCTGCAATATCTAAAAAAACAATATAAAATCAATAAAATTGTCGGTTGGTGGGTCAAGGGTCCTAAATGGTTCGACCTAATGCTTTACGAGGCAAAATTTTATGACCACTTTTTTTGTATTCACAAGGAAGGGTACACCGCCGAGGACAAAATAGAGTATCTACCTGCTATAGCCGTGGATGACATCCTCTACAGGCCGCTCCATACTGGTTCCAATAAGCAATATACGAATAATGTTGTGTTTGTAGGAAGCTGGACACAAAGAAGACAGGACATCATAGAAGAATTAACAGGTTATCCAATTTCAATTTATGGCCCAAAATGGTTAAGAAAAAATATATTAAATTTTAAGATGTGCAAGATGATAAAAAGCAATAGCATCTGGGGCGAAAAGCTTATAGAGTTGTATAATAAAACAAAGATAGTAATAAATATATCTCAATGGGATACATCAAATTTATCCGGACTCAACCTGAGGATCTTTGATATCCCTGCATGCGGTACTTTTTTAATTACAGATTATTCCGATGACCTAAAGGAATTTTTTAGGCTTGGAAAAGAAATCGAGACTTTTAAAGACAAAGAGGAATTAAAAGATAAAATAGCATACTATCTCAGAAATGACGATGAGCGTGAAAGAATTGCGATGAATGGATATAAAAAAGTCTTGAGACTTGGAACCTATAAGGATAAAATGGCTGAACTATTACGCAGAATAAGCTTTACATAA
- a CDS encoding class I SAM-dependent methyltransferase, whose translation MKQNISCNICGSNNYKLIFRVKDLNYRTTDEEFSIVKCKKCGLVYINPQPVNLEQYYPKTYIPYNSITKDAVFKLPLRKALELFYGYPCKEFVSVNLMAKLRHIHRLFEINSKDNFFLYRIPYNRTKKILDVGCGNGSYLLSLKSLGWDARTQLYGIDFPNETLKYLRDIEHINIIEGNFFETDLPENFFEVVTLRHVLEHFSAPASTLKKIFNILKHGGVVLINVPNFKSIEALLIFKEKWRHIDAPRHLFHFSPKVLKRLLTDAGFSIKHMSLKIASSPFIKSLEHCGYHAPKSVEKYIIKNMLKLAKLFGFSGEILCIAIKK comes from the coding sequence GTGAAACAAAATATTTCATGTAACATATGCGGAAGCAACAACTATAAACTTATCTTCAGGGTAAAGGATTTAAATTACCGGACTACTGACGAAGAGTTTAGCATTGTCAAATGCAAAAAGTGCGGACTCGTATACATAAATCCTCAACCTGTCAATCTCGAACAGTATTACCCTAAAACCTATATTCCCTATAACTCTATCACCAAAGACGCTGTTTTTAAGTTGCCTCTACGCAAGGCACTAGAGCTTTTCTACGGCTATCCATGCAAAGAATTTGTCTCGGTAAATTTGATGGCAAAACTGAGACACATCCATAGATTGTTCGAAATAAACTCCAAAGACAATTTTTTTCTTTACAGGATACCGTACAACAGGACTAAAAAAATATTAGATGTTGGTTGTGGGAATGGCAGCTATTTGTTGTCCCTTAAGTCCCTTGGATGGGATGCACGCACACAGCTTTATGGCATCGACTTCCCCAATGAAACGCTCAAATATTTAAGGGATATTGAACATATAAATATAATAGAAGGCAATTTTTTTGAAACAGATCTGCCAGAAAATTTTTTTGAAGTTGTTACACTACGCCATGTATTGGAACATTTCTCTGCCCCCGCATCTACACTAAAAAAGATTTTCAATATACTAAAGCATGGAGGGGTTGTCTTGATAAATGTTCCAAATTTTAAAAGCATAGAAGCACTGCTTATTTTTAAGGAAAAATGGCGTCATATAGATGCTCCAAGACATCTATTTCATTTTTCGCCAAAAGTGCTTAAGAGACTTCTAACAGATGCTGGATTCTCTATAAAACATATGTCTTTAAAAATAGCCAGCAGTCCATTTATAAAAAGCTTGGAACATTGTGGCTACCATGCCCCTAAATCTGTGGAAAAATATATAATAAAAAATATGCTCAAGCTGGCAAAGCTTTTTGGATTTAGCGGAGAGATTTTATGTATCGCAATAAAAAAATAA
- the rfbA gene encoding glucose-1-phosphate thymidylyltransferase RfbA encodes MKGIILAGGSGTRLYPITMAVCKQLLPVYDKPMIYYPLSVLMLAGIRDILIISRPQDLSRFKDILGDGSHIGLNLSYKEQLYPNGIAEAFIIGKNFIGSNNVCLILGDNIFYGQGLTKLLKKAIVDIETKGGATIFGYCVNNPERYGVVEFDKNGKALSIEEKPKVPKSKYAITGLYFYDNNVIEIAKNIKPSRRGELEITDVNNEYLKKNKLMIEILGRGYAWLDTGTHDSLLEAGEFIATIEKRQGLKIACIEEIAYRMGYIDQEQLLRLVEPLKKSGYGKYLLNVICYEHNL; translated from the coding sequence ATGAAAGGGATTATATTAGCAGGCGGTAGCGGAACAAGACTATATCCCATAACAATGGCTGTCTGTAAACAGTTATTGCCTGTTTATGATAAGCCTATGATTTACTACCCTCTCTCCGTACTTATGCTCGCGGGGATAAGAGACATTTTAATAATCTCAAGGCCTCAGGATTTATCGAGGTTCAAAGATATATTAGGCGATGGCTCCCATATAGGACTTAATTTATCCTACAAAGAACAATTATATCCCAATGGTATTGCAGAGGCATTCATAATAGGAAAAAATTTTATAGGTAGCAATAATGTCTGCCTCATACTAGGAGATAACATATTTTATGGTCAAGGATTAACCAAGCTGCTCAAAAAAGCAATTGTAGATATAGAGACAAAAGGTGGGGCCACAATTTTTGGTTATTGTGTAAATAATCCTGAGAGATATGGAGTTGTTGAGTTTGATAAAAATGGAAAGGCATTATCCATAGAAGAAAAACCAAAAGTTCCTAAATCAAAATATGCAATAACTGGCTTATACTTCTATGATAACAATGTTATAGAAATTGCCAAAAATATTAAGCCATCACGGAGGGGTGAACTCGAGATAACGGATGTAAATAATGAATACCTCAAAAAAAATAAACTCATGATTGAAATACTTGGAAGGGGATATGCATGGCTCGATACAGGAACTCACGACAGCCTTTTGGAAGCTGGTGAATTCATAGCAACTATCGAAAAAAGGCAAGGACTGAAGATAGCTTGCATAGAGGAAATCGCATATCGGATGGGTTATATCGATCAAGAACAGTTATTAAGGCTTGTAGAACCTTTAAAAAAAAGCGGATATGGCAAGTACCTTTTAAATGTTATCTGTTACGAACATAATCTGTAA
- the rfbC gene encoding dTDP-4-dehydrorhamnose 3,5-epimerase, with protein MPFNFKRLYFPEVVLIEPKIFEDNRGFFMEIYKYSDFSKFGIRESFVQDNYSKSAKDVLRGLHYQKNPMAQGKLVRCFKGEIFDVVVDIRKDSPTYSQWISIILSEENNLMLYIPPVFAHGFVVLSDYAEVVYKCSKEYSPDHEKGIIWNDPDINIKWPVENPILSEKDKKRPPLKFAENNFRYLPK; from the coding sequence ATGCCCTTTAATTTCAAGAGACTCTATTTTCCTGAGGTTGTACTTATTGAACCAAAAATCTTTGAAGACAATAGGGGGTTCTTCATGGAGATATACAAATATTCAGATTTTAGCAAGTTTGGAATAAGAGAATCCTTTGTTCAGGATAACTATTCCAAATCTGCAAAAGATGTCTTGAGGGGACTTCATTACCAAAAAAACCCCATGGCACAGGGTAAACTAGTTCGTTGTTTCAAAGGAGAAATCTTTGATGTAGTAGTGGATATCAGAAAAGACTCTCCAACCTATAGTCAGTGGATAAGCATCATCCTATCTGAAGAAAATAATCTCATGCTTTATATTCCGCCTGTATTTGCCCATGGATTTGTTGTCTTAAGCGACTATGCAGAGGTGGTTTATAAATGTAGTAAAGAATATTCTCCGGATCATGAAAAGGGAATTATATGGAACGATCCTGATATTAATATCAAGTGGCCCGTTGAGAATCCTATACTTTCCGAGAAGGACAAAAAGCGTCCTCCTCTAAAATTTGCTGAAAATAATTTTAGATATTTGCCTAAGTGA
- the rfbD gene encoding dTDP-4-dehydrorhamnose reductase, which yields MKFLITGANGQLAREFLMTLNTHDVIALSKEHLDISNPNAVSNAISQHKPDVVLNCAAYNSVDRAEDDFDSAFRTNAIGVRNLATACKMHNTLIVHYSTDYVFDGEKNDFYTEEDKPNPINKYGESKLLGEKYLTEETDNFLLFRVSWVFGKGKQNFLYKLSEWAKKNNVLTIVCDQISVPTYTVDIVKFTLLSIKEGLRGTYHLTNSGCASRYEVARYYLEKIGLTNLILPVNSEDFHEKANRPHFSVMSNVKLSKALKLSIPSWKEGIEKFIKRGMK from the coding sequence ATGAAGTTTTTAATTACAGGAGCAAATGGACAACTTGCAAGAGAGTTTCTGATGACTCTAAATACGCATGATGTAATTGCACTGAGTAAAGAGCATCTGGATATATCCAATCCAAATGCTGTATCAAATGCTATTTCACAACATAAACCTGATGTTGTTTTAAACTGTGCAGCATATAATTCTGTAGACAGAGCAGAAGATGATTTTGATTCAGCATTCAGGACAAACGCTATAGGGGTTAGAAATTTAGCAACTGCCTGCAAAATGCATAATACTCTTATAGTCCATTACAGCACCGATTATGTATTTGACGGAGAAAAAAATGATTTCTATACAGAGGAAGACAAGCCTAATCCAATAAACAAATATGGGGAAAGCAAATTATTGGGTGAAAAATACTTAACAGAAGAAACAGATAATTTTTTATTATTTAGGGTTAGCTGGGTATTTGGTAAAGGCAAGCAGAATTTCCTTTATAAACTATCGGAATGGGCAAAGAAAAACAATGTGCTGACGATAGTATGCGACCAAATCTCTGTGCCGACTTATACCGTAGACATTGTAAAATTTACACTTCTTTCAATAAAAGAAGGACTCAGAGGAACATATCACTTGACAAACAGCGGGTGCGCATCAAGATATGAAGTTGCACGATATTATTTAGAAAAAATAGGTCTTACTAATTTAATTCTTCCTGTTAACTCTGAGGATTTTCATGAAAAGGCCAATAGACCTCATTTTTCTGTCATGTCAAATGTAAAACTCTCAAAGGCATTAAAACTTTCCATCCCTTCATGGAAAGAAGGTATCGAAAAATTTATTAAAAGGGGTATGAAGTGA
- the rfbB gene encoding dTDP-glucose 4,6-dehydratase yields MKRLLVTGGAGFIGSEFVRQGVKRGYRIAVVDKITYAGDFMRINDIKKEIDIYIGDITDRKFMESVFKTAKPYAVIHWAAESHVDRSIIDASPFFDTNVKGTQILLDISKAYEIERFINISTDEVYGELGEEGQFYETTPLNPNSPYSVSKASADMLGRAYYRTYGVPVLTVRPCNNYGPWQYPEKLIPMVILKAINNKKIPIFGTGQNIREWLFVSDCVDAVFKIMEKGKIGETYNIGSSEEKKNIEVVKIILKLLKKSEDLIEYTSDRLGHDFRYSLNSDKINKQLKWKAKTAFNKGIERTVKWYIDNMVWTNTKLAHLEKYWNTVYKKNNK; encoded by the coding sequence GTGAAAAGGCTCTTAGTTACAGGTGGTGCTGGTTTTATCGGAAGTGAATTTGTAAGACAGGGAGTAAAAAGAGGATATAGAATTGCTGTTGTGGATAAAATCACCTATGCAGGTGATTTTATGAGAATAAATGACATTAAAAAGGAAATAGACATTTACATAGGGGATATTACAGACAGAAAGTTTATGGAAAGTGTCTTTAAGACAGCAAAACCGTATGCGGTTATCCATTGGGCAGCAGAGAGCCATGTTGATAGAAGCATTATAGACGCATCACCATTTTTCGATACAAATGTAAAGGGAACCCAAATTCTGCTGGATATTTCAAAAGCCTATGAAATAGAAAGGTTTATAAATATATCAACAGATGAGGTATATGGCGAACTTGGAGAAGAAGGACAATTTTATGAAACAACACCTTTAAATCCTAATTCTCCTTATTCAGTCAGCAAAGCATCTGCAGATATGCTCGGAAGAGCATATTACAGGACATATGGAGTGCCTGTGCTAACAGTAAGACCATGTAATAATTATGGTCCATGGCAGTATCCTGAGAAACTCATCCCAATGGTAATACTAAAGGCAATAAATAATAAGAAAATCCCTATTTTTGGAACTGGGCAAAATATTAGAGAATGGCTATTTGTTTCTGATTGTGTAGATGCTGTATTTAAAATCATGGAAAAGGGTAAGATAGGAGAAACATATAACATTGGTAGTAGTGAAGAGAAAAAAAATATTGAAGTCGTTAAAATAATTTTAAAATTATTAAAAAAATCTGAAGATTTAATCGAATATACCAGTGACAGACTAGGCCATGATTTCAGGTATTCTTTAAATTCAGATAAAATAAACAAACAACTAAAATGGAAGGCTAAAACCGCATTCAATAAAGGAATCGAAAGAACCGTAAAGTGGTACATAGACAATATGGTATGGACAAACACTAAACTTGCTCATCTGGAGAAGTATTGGAATACTGTTTATAAGAAAAATAACAAATAG
- a CDS encoding O-antigen ligase family protein, translating into MKKDQSEKSIQIEYAALICLSILIFILPIAHTATIRSFALFTPLVLLILKYWHDKDFKWIKTSFELPFLAFFIIALASLPTSVDFHESFKEIRGELIKPIVLFYLTYFAIKKETDGLLLLKVLFLGSLIFSLYSFYDFYKNGGTWFSVTYKAGGLRDPGGGEVAAVYHTMVMPFLFWGLFYVKDIWQRIGLSALLAINLLAFHITFVRAGMLAIAFQMVLIIVLLILQKRWVWSFILLIFAVTVSFVYIENKMFREMHTEKIPSLREYMMMPPEDIAGTSPSSMKQRLAMWKVAIDKISENPFYPHGYGRFLFGKTVRNEKNKYFIYPQTHNTFIGIAFELGIQGLIIFLWMIGTFFFVCWRYWHKSKEDNTTGYLSASLLTMMAGYWINNFFGSFDGDDSKLLFMMLLGIGMAVMHRLPKEKKLLIQKQ; encoded by the coding sequence ATGAAAAAAGACCAAAGTGAAAAATCAATACAAATTGAATATGCTGCCTTAATCTGCCTCAGCATTTTAATCTTTATTCTCCCCATTGCCCATACAGCAACTATTAGGTCTTTTGCTCTTTTCACTCCTCTTGTGTTATTAATTTTAAAATACTGGCATGATAAAGATTTTAAATGGATCAAAACTTCCTTTGAATTACCTTTTCTTGCATTTTTTATAATTGCATTAGCTTCTCTACCAACTTCCGTAGATTTTCATGAGAGTTTTAAAGAAATAAGAGGAGAATTAATTAAACCCATAGTGCTTTTTTATTTAACATATTTTGCAATTAAGAAAGAAACCGACGGATTATTACTGCTAAAAGTACTTTTTTTAGGGAGTCTCATATTTAGTCTTTATTCTTTTTACGACTTCTACAAAAATGGTGGCACATGGTTTTCTGTAACATATAAGGCAGGAGGATTAAGAGACCCAGGTGGTGGTGAGGTTGCTGCCGTATATCATACAATGGTCATGCCATTTCTTTTCTGGGGATTATTTTATGTAAAAGATATATGGCAACGCATTGGATTATCTGCTTTGCTTGCGATTAATCTTTTAGCATTTCATATAACATTTGTTCGTGCAGGCATGCTGGCAATAGCATTTCAAATGGTTTTAATAATCGTTTTGTTAATACTCCAAAAGCGATGGGTATGGAGTTTTATACTATTAATCTTTGCAGTTACTGTAAGTTTTGTATATATTGAAAATAAAATGTTTCGTGAGATGCATACAGAAAAAATACCTTCACTGAGAGAATATATGATGATGCCACCTGAAGACATAGCAGGGACCTCTCCATCTTCTATGAAGCAGCGATTGGCAATGTGGAAGGTCGCAATTGATAAAATATCTGAAAATCCTTTTTATCCTCATGGTTATGGAAGATTCCTATTTGGCAAGACAGTAAGAAATGAAAAAAACAAGTATTTTATATATCCACAGACTCACAACACTTTTATAGGTATTGCTTTTGAACTTGGCATACAGGGCTTAATTATATTTCTATGGATGATAGGGACATTCTTCTTTGTTTGCTGGAGATACTGGCACAAATCCAAAGAAGACAACACCACTGGATATCTGTCAGCGTCTTTACTTACAATGATGGCAGGATACTGGATAAATAATTTCTTTGGAAGTTTTGACGGTGATGACAGTAAGCTGCTTTTTATGATGCTACTTGGCATAGGCATGGCTGTTATGCACAGGCTCCCAAAAGAAAAGAAACTATTAATCCAAAAACAATGA
- a CDS encoding ATP-binding protein gives MNIFANRKSELHTLESEYAKESARFVVIYGRRRIGKTTLIKEFLKNKPYIYFLADRQIEIELIDRFRDVVSEYLKYPHIKEIDFKTWDSIIDYWIRHSDFSTKVVVVIDEFQYIARVNSAFPSILQRIWDEKLKSKNIMLILCGSLINMMYSTTLSYNSPLYGRRTGQLKVEPISFNAFSEFFPNLRTERLIEFYSVIGGVPKYMEIFNPKKDVFHNIREYILNKTGYLYAEPRFILSDELTETTTYFSILKTIAQGERKMGNIAARLMTPTQNLTGYFNVLIDLDILERRVPVTEEMPEKSKMGLYFIKDNFFRFWFRYVFANQNYLELENTDYVLQKIKDDFDEFVSITFEDIAPYILFSKEMIKKLPFEPDKWGRWWDRNDEIDLIALNKKEKKALFVECKWSKRPVDVDVMENLKRKANRVEWFKEKRKDYFAIISRKGFTKRLHDYSEKYGVILISIS, from the coding sequence ATGAATATATTTGCAAATCGGAAATCAGAACTACACACCCTTGAGTCAGAATACGCCAAGGAGTCTGCACGGTTTGTCGTTATTTATGGCAGGCGCAGAATTGGCAAAACAACACTAATCAAAGAATTCCTGAAAAATAAGCCCTACATATATTTTCTTGCAGACAGACAGATTGAAATAGAATTAATCGATAGGTTTCGAGATGTAGTCTCTGAATATCTTAAATATCCGCATATTAAAGAAATTGATTTCAAGACATGGGACAGCATTATTGACTACTGGATAAGACATTCAGATTTTTCCACAAAAGTGGTTGTTGTGATTGATGAGTTTCAGTATATAGCAAGGGTAAATAGTGCCTTTCCGTCTATATTGCAAAGAATCTGGGATGAGAAACTCAAAAGCAAAAACATTATGCTTATCTTATGCGGCTCTTTGATAAACATGATGTATTCAACTACCCTGAGTTACAACAGCCCTCTATATGGCAGACGCACAGGACAGTTAAAAGTAGAGCCTATCAGTTTTAATGCCTTTTCAGAGTTTTTCCCGAATCTCAGAACAGAAAGGCTTATAGAGTTTTACAGCGTAATTGGCGGGGTTCCTAAATACATGGAAATATTCAATCCCAAAAAAGATGTATTTCATAACATCCGTGAATACATCTTAAATAAAACAGGCTATCTTTATGCTGAGCCGAGATTTATCCTTTCTGATGAGTTGACAGAGACTACAACATATTTTTCTATTCTAAAAACCATTGCGCAGGGTGAAAGAAAGATGGGCAATATCGCAGCACGACTTATGACACCAACGCAAAACCTCACAGGATATTTTAATGTGCTGATAGATCTTGATATACTTGAAAGAAGAGTGCCTGTCACAGAAGAAATGCCTGAAAAAAGCAAGATGGGTTTATACTTTATAAAAGACAATTTCTTTCGTTTCTGGTTCAGGTATGTATTTGCCAATCAAAATTATCTTGAGCTTGAAAATACGGACTATGTTTTGCAAAAAATCAAAGATGATTTCGATGAGTTTGTAAGCATCACCTTTGAAGATATTGCACCATACATTCTCTTTAGCAAAGAAATGATAAAAAAACTGCCTTTTGAACCCGACAAGTGGGGGAGGTGGTGGGATAGAAATGATGAGATTGACCTCATAGCACTTAATAAAAAGGAAAAAAAGGCTCTTTTCGTGGAATGCAAGTGGAGCAAAAGACCTGTTGATGTTGATGTCATGGAAAACCTTAAAAGAAAAGCTAACAGAGTTGAGTGGTTTAAAGAAAAACGAAAAGACTATTTTGCAATTATAAGCAGAAAGGGGTTTACAAAAAGACTGCATGATTATTCTGAAAAATATGGAGTTATCCTTATAAGCATCTCATGA
- a CDS encoding glycosyltransferase family 9 protein: MKKILFIRRDNIGDLICTTPAIYAVRQKYPDAKIGILVNSYNADAIINNPDIDEIYVYEKAKHVPEKNKLSVWWSNLKVLMRIRKEQYDVAIGCGSYSPRLVRYTYMTGAAVRIGYLSKNVDKSKSYNMPICEPEKPLHEVEMVFNLLSPLDINNTPSPLRIFPLSDETQKVKNFLNISDIKEGKPLITFHISSRRPENRWPIDKFIELARLIISRYDANILLLWSPGSEKNPYHPGDDEKAELIIKSVPQIIPYRTNHLRELIAVLSFANLVVCLDGGAMHIAAALGKPIVTIWGSTNPDRWRPWGVKHIILQDENKKAENISIEAVFNAVEKLLA; this comes from the coding sequence ATGAAAAAAATCCTCTTTATTCGCCGTGACAATATTGGTGACCTTATATGCACAACACCTGCAATTTATGCTGTGAGGCAAAAATATCCTGATGCAAAGATAGGAATACTGGTCAACAGCTATAATGCTGATGCAATAATAAACAATCCTGACATTGACGAAATATATGTCTATGAAAAGGCAAAGCATGTGCCTGAGAAAAATAAGCTTTCTGTATGGTGGAGCAATCTAAAAGTCCTTATGAGAATAAGAAAAGAGCAGTATGATGTTGCCATCGGGTGCGGCTCTTATTCTCCGAGACTTGTAAGATATACCTATATGACAGGTGCAGCAGTGAGAATAGGATATTTGTCGAAAAATGTTGACAAGTCTAAATCCTACAATATGCCTATATGCGAACCAGAAAAGCCTTTGCATGAGGTAGAGATGGTCTTTAATCTCTTATCTCCCCTTGACATAAACAATACGCCATCACCATTAAGAATTTTCCCATTATCCGATGAAACACAAAAGGTTAAAAATTTTTTAAATATCTCAGACATTAAGGAAGGAAAGCCGCTTATAACCTTTCACATAAGCAGCAGACGTCCTGAAAACAGATGGCCTATTGATAAATTTATAGAGCTTGCAAGGCTTATTATCAGCCGATATGATGCCAATATCTTGCTTTTGTGGTCCCCAGGAAGTGAAAAAAATCCTTATCATCCCGGAGACGATGAAAAGGCAGAGTTAATTATTAAATCAGTGCCTCAAATTATTCCATACAGAACAAATCATTTAAGAGAACTTATTGCTGTCCTTAGCTTTGCCAATCTGGTTGTCTGTCTTGATGGAGGAGCAATGCATATAGCAGCAGCACTTGGAAAACCAATTGTAACAATATGGGGATCTACAAACCCCGACAGATGGAGGCCATGGGGAGTAAAACATATAATTCTTCAGGATGAAAACAAAAAGGCTGAGAATATAAGCATTGAGGCAGTTTTTAATGCAGTGGAAAAACTTTTAGCTTAA
- the queF gene encoding preQ(1) synthase, which yields MRYGTKAIKKAKLEVWDNPNPERDYEINISFPEFTCLCPRSGYPDFATIKINYVPDKKIVELKALKLYLNSFRDVHISHEEITNRIYSELEKALKPRFLEVVGDFNPRGNVKTIIRVVSKQP from the coding sequence ATGCGTTACGGCACTAAGGCAATAAAAAAGGCAAAACTTGAGGTTTGGGACAATCCTAATCCTGAAAGGGATTATGAGATCAATATCTCATTTCCTGAATTCACCTGCCTCTGTCCTCGTTCAGGCTATCCAGACTTTGCAACCATCAAGATAAACTATGTCCCTGACAAAAAAATTGTGGAATTAAAGGCATTAAAGCTCTATCTGAATTCATTCAGAGATGTTCACATCTCCCATGAGGAGATAACAAACAGGATATATTCAGAACTCGAAAAAGCTCTTAAACCAAGATTTCTTGAGGTGGTAGGGGATTTTAACCCGAGAGGAAATGTAAAGACAATTATCCGTGTGGTGTCAAAGCAGCCTTAG
- a CDS encoding phosphoribosylanthranilate isomerase produces the protein MIRVKICGITNIEDALSAVDYGADALGFIFFEKSPRCVSPEKAREIISLLPPFVTTIGVFVNEDTEKIKEIMNFTGINVLQLHGDEGPDMCSIWHKVIKAFRLRDFTDLKPLEKYRCSAFLLDTYSPESFGGTGQIFNWDIAVEAKRFGRIILSGGLNPDNIEKAIRWVRPYAVDVSSGIEEEKGKKDLRKMREFIEKAKAALTPHG, from the coding sequence ATGATTCGTGTTAAGATTTGCGGAATAACAAATATTGAGGATGCGCTATCTGCAGTGGATTATGGTGCAGATGCCCTTGGATTTATATTTTTTGAAAAAAGTCCAAGATGTGTCTCTCCTGAGAAGGCGAGAGAAATAATATCTCTTCTGCCGCCATTTGTGACAACTATCGGTGTATTTGTGAATGAAGATACAGAAAAGATAAAGGAAATAATGAACTTCACAGGTATAAATGTCCTTCAACTGCATGGAGATGAGGGTCCTGATATGTGCAGCATCTGGCACAAAGTCATAAAGGCATTTAGATTGAGGGATTTTACAGATTTAAAACCACTCGAAAAATACAGATGTTCTGCATTTTTGCTTGATACTTATTCCCCTGAATCATTTGGAGGCACAGGCCAAATATTCAACTGGGATATCGCTGTAGAAGCAAAGAGATTTGGCAGGATTATACTTTCAGGTGGCCTTAATCCTGATAATATCGAAAAGGCCATCAGATGGGTCAGGCCATATGCAGTTGATGTCAGCAGTGGGATAGAGGAGGAAAAAGGAAAGAAGGATTTGAGAAAAATGAGAGAGTTCATTGAGAAGGCTAAGGCTGCTTTGACACCACACGGATAA